The proteins below come from a single Cricetulus griseus strain 17A/GY chromosome 6, alternate assembly CriGri-PICRH-1.0, whole genome shotgun sequence genomic window:
- the Clp1 gene encoding polyribonucleotide 5'-hydroxyl-kinase Clp1: MSEESNDDKKPTTKFELERETELRFEVEASQSVQLELLAGMAEIFGTELTRNKKFTFDAGAKVAVFTWHGCSLQLSGRTEVAYVSKDTPMLLYLNTHTALEQMRRQAEKEEERGPRVMVVGPTDVGKSTVCRLLLNYAVRLGRRPTYVELDVGQGSVSIPGTMGALYIERPADVEEGFSIQAPLVYHFGSTTPGTNIKLYNKITSRLADVFNQRCEVNRRASVSGCVINTCGWVKSSGYQALVHAASAFEVDVVVVLDQERLYNELKRDLPHFVRTVLLPKSGGVVERSKDFRRECRDERIREYFYGFRGCFYPHAFNVKFSDVKIYKVGAPTIPDSCLPLGMSQEDNQLKLVPVTPGRDMVHHLLSVSTAEGTEENLSETSVAGFIVVTSVDLEHQVFTVLSPAPRPLPKNFLLIMDIRFMDLK, translated from the exons ATGAGTGAGGAATCCAATGATGACAAGAAGCCAACAACTAAATTTGAACTAGAGCGAGAAACAGAGCTTCGATTTGAGGTGGAAGCATCTCAGTCAGTTCAACTGGAATTGTTGGCTGGCATGGCAGAGATCTTTGGCACAGAGCTTACCAGAAACAAGAAATTCACCTTTGATGCTGGTGCCAAGGTGGCTGTTTTCACTTGGCATGGCTGTTCTCTGCAACTGAGTGGCCGGACCGAGGTGGCTTATGTCTCTAAGGACACCCCTATGTTGCTTTACCTCAACACTCATACAGCCTTGGAGCAGATGCGGAGGCaggcagaaaaggaagaagagagaggccCCCGAGTGATGGTAGTGGGTCCTACTGATGTGGGCAAGTCCACAGTGTGTCGACTGCTACTCAACTATGCAGTGCGTTTGGGCCGCCGCCCTACCTATGTGGAGCTGGATGTGGGTCAGGGCTCTGTGTCCATCCCTGGTACCATGGGAGCCCTCTATATTGAACGGCCGGCAGATGTGGAAGAAGGTTTCTCCATCCAGGCCCCTCTTGTATATCATTTTGGCTCCACCACTCCTGGCACCAACATCAAGCTTTATAATAAG ATTACATCACGTTTAGCCGATGTGTTCAACCAAAGGTGTGAAGTGAACAGAAGGGCTTCTGTGAGTGGCTGTGTCATTAACACCTGTGGTTGGGTCAAGAGCTCTGGTTACCAGGCCCTGGTGCATGCAGCTTCCGCCTTTGAAGTGGACGTGGTTGTGGTTCTGGATCAAGAACGACTGTACAACGAATTGAAAAGGGACCTGCCTCATTTTGTTCGAACTGTGTTGCTTCCAAAATCAGGGGGCGTGGTAGAACGCTCCAAGGACTTCCGGCGGGAATGTAGGGATGAGCGTATCCGTGAGTATTTCTATGGATTCCGAGGCTGTTTCTATCCCCATGCCTTCAATGTCAAATTTTCTGATGTGAAAATCTACAAAGTTGGGGCACCAACCATCCCAGACTCCTGTTTACCTCTGGGCATGTCTCAGGAAGACAATCAGCTCAAGTTAGTACCTGTCACCCCTGGCAGAGATATGGTACACCATCTCCTGAGTGTCAGCACTGCTGAGGGAACAGAGGAGAACCTTTCTGAGacaagtgtggctggattcattgTCGTGACCAGTGTGGATCTGGAACACCAGGTGTTTACTGTACTGTCTCCAGCACCCCGTCCACTGCCTAAGAACTTTCTTCTCATCATGGATATCCGGTTCATGGATCTCAAGTAA